A genome region from Streptomyces sp. ITFR-16 includes the following:
- a CDS encoding AMP-binding protein has translation MAVLRHLDSPLDGLLRRAAERFADRPALTTAEGTLTFAELDREADRIALGIRRTARRADAAVVAACTLDAVFPAVYFGAVRSGLVLALADPAAGPEAVRDICAAAGAEIAFLPAAAAGPLAGSEARPSGLHTVVCTDTAAAGGGGSVPLKVLLDAGAGPALPPAFKDADAVVCVQRVAHATAGVRELRLSHRHLLANAAQAAIAHRLDADSVVVNHMQAYHPSLLAAAVHAGAEQVLVADPDPCAGMTVGRRLRATHYYGFPARLARLTDDERFATHGEFPPTGHLRAVFSEGTALEPGIARRLRDTLRVPVLQGYGVGALSALSHAQAPGSLPERGAVGAPLPGTECRVVDPVSRVPAPVWSDGEVEIRGPQVPSGHPEGWLATGDVGYLDLDGGLHLVTRKAPAPRTPALV, from the coding sequence GTGGCCGTGCTCAGACACCTGGACAGTCCGCTGGACGGGCTGCTGCGCCGGGCCGCGGAGCGGTTCGCGGACCGCCCGGCGCTCACCACGGCGGAGGGCACGCTGACCTTCGCCGAACTGGACCGTGAGGCCGACCGGATCGCCCTCGGCATCCGCCGCACCGCGCGGCGGGCCGATGCCGCGGTGGTCGCCGCGTGCACCCTGGACGCCGTGTTCCCGGCGGTCTACTTCGGTGCGGTGCGCAGCGGTCTGGTGCTGGCCCTGGCCGATCCGGCGGCGGGCCCGGAGGCCGTGCGCGACATCTGTGCGGCGGCCGGGGCCGAGATCGCTTTCCTGCCCGCCGCCGCGGCCGGGCCGCTGGCCGGGAGCGAGGCCCGCCCGTCCGGGCTGCACACCGTGGTCTGCACGGACACCGCCGCCGCCGGCGGCGGCGGGAGCGTGCCGCTCAAGGTACTGCTGGACGCCGGCGCCGGCCCGGCCCTGCCCCCGGCGTTCAAGGACGCCGACGCGGTGGTCTGCGTCCAGCGGGTCGCCCACGCCACGGCGGGCGTACGGGAACTGCGCCTGAGCCACCGCCATCTGCTGGCCAACGCCGCGCAGGCCGCCATCGCCCACCGGCTGGACGCCGACAGCGTCGTGGTCAACCACATGCAGGCCTATCACCCCTCGCTGCTGGCGGCCGCCGTGCACGCGGGGGCCGAACAGGTCCTGGTCGCCGATCCGGACCCGTGCGCGGGGATGACCGTCGGCCGCCGGCTGCGGGCCACCCACTACTACGGCTTCCCGGCCCGGCTCGCCCGGCTGACCGACGACGAACGCTTCGCCACGCACGGCGAGTTCCCGCCCACCGGCCATCTGCGGGCCGTGTTCTCGGAGGGCACCGCCCTGGAGCCGGGCATCGCCCGGCGGCTGCGGGACACCTTGCGGGTGCCGGTGCTCCAGGGGTACGGAGTCGGCGCGCTGAGCGCCCTCTCGCACGCCCAGGCCCCCGGCTCGCTGCCGGAGCGCGGGGCCGTGGGGGCGCCGCTGCCGGGCACCGAGTGCCGGGTCGTGGATCCGGTCAGCCGGGTGCCGGCGCCGGTGTGGTCCGACGGCGAGGTGGAGATACGGGGGCCGCAGGTGCCGTCCGGGCACCCCGAGGGCTGGCTGGCCACGGGTGACGTGGGCTACCTCGACCTCGACGGCGGGCTGCACCTGGTGACCCGCAAGGCCCCCGCGCCCAGGACCCCCGCGCTGGTCTGA
- a CDS encoding AfsR/SARP family transcriptional regulator, with product MRIQVLGPLSAEVDGGSIVPSAGKPRQILALLALYPGRVMPVPTLMEEIWSTAPPQSALTTLQTYILQLRRRLGTAMGTDTPSRAKDILATRHGGYLLQIPEESVDVHDYERLVREGQAAFETGDNAVSAARFKAALDLWRGGALVDVRIGPILDIEVRRLQESRLMTVERRVDAELRLGRHAELIAEMTELTARHPQHEGLHSQLMVALYRSGRQASALEAYRRLRMRLIEELGVEPSPQLQRLHQAMLAVDPLLDVLAGPRHSSTFDLFAA from the coding sequence GTGAGGATTCAGGTTCTGGGTCCGTTGAGTGCCGAGGTCGACGGGGGATCCATCGTTCCGTCCGCGGGGAAACCGCGGCAGATTCTGGCACTGCTCGCCCTGTACCCGGGCAGAGTCATGCCCGTGCCGACCCTGATGGAGGAGATCTGGTCCACCGCCCCGCCGCAGAGCGCGCTGACCACGCTGCAGACGTACATCCTTCAGCTGCGCAGGCGGCTGGGCACGGCGATGGGGACCGACACCCCCAGCCGGGCCAAGGACATCCTCGCCACGCGGCACGGCGGGTACCTGCTGCAGATCCCCGAGGAATCGGTCGATGTGCACGATTACGAGCGCCTGGTCCGCGAGGGACAGGCGGCGTTCGAGACCGGTGACAACGCGGTCTCGGCCGCCCGCTTCAAGGCCGCGCTGGACCTGTGGCGGGGCGGGGCGCTCGTGGATGTGCGGATCGGCCCGATACTCGACATCGAGGTGCGCAGGCTCCAGGAGAGCCGGCTGATGACGGTGGAGCGGCGGGTGGACGCCGAGCTCAGGCTCGGACGGCACGCCGAACTGATCGCCGAGATGACCGAGCTGACGGCACGCCACCCCCAGCACGAGGGGCTGCACTCGCAGCTCATGGTGGCCCTGTACCGCTCGGGCCGGCAGGCGTCGGCGCTGGAGGCCTACCGCAGGCTGCGGATGCGGCTCATCGAGGAGCTGGGCGTGGAGCCCTCTCCGCAGCTGCAGCGCCTGCACCAGGCCATGCTGGCGGTCGATCCGCTGCTCGACGTCCTGGCCGGTCCGCGGCACTCGTCGACCTTCGATCTGTTCGCCGCGTGA
- a CDS encoding 4'-phosphopantetheinyl transferase superfamily protein has translation MTAELRTREADVDTERAPDTAPVTLWLCPNDGLDPETARLLADHWLDAREQKTAGKFLFERDRLQYLIAHTLVRRALSLEAGRAEAELVIWRSARGRPFLRPATDRLSQDSGVLDFNLSHAGGYNLLGIVRQARIGVDVERVDDRDQQAVATILNAIAPTERAWAEQPGPGRERDRRALRIWTLKEAYSKARGLGLGIPFDSFEFTLDDERGVRAFTPPADDEARPWRFVELEPVPGVLVAVAVPAAAGDAAIHLNLGFPWSRSAPQEFPLPPPVGERV, from the coding sequence GTGACGGCTGAGCTGCGCACCCGGGAGGCCGACGTGGACACCGAACGGGCGCCGGACACCGCCCCGGTGACGCTGTGGCTGTGCCCCAACGACGGCCTCGACCCGGAGACGGCCCGGCTGCTGGCCGACCACTGGCTGGACGCCCGGGAGCAGAAGACCGCGGGCAAGTTCCTCTTCGAGCGCGACCGGCTCCAGTACCTGATCGCCCACACCCTCGTCCGGCGTGCGCTGTCGCTGGAGGCCGGACGCGCCGAGGCCGAGCTGGTCATCTGGCGCTCGGCGCGCGGCCGCCCCTTCCTGCGCCCCGCCACCGACCGGCTCTCCCAGGACAGTGGGGTGCTGGACTTCAACCTCTCCCACGCCGGCGGCTACAACCTGCTCGGCATCGTGCGCCAGGCCCGGATCGGCGTGGACGTCGAACGCGTCGACGACCGCGACCAGCAGGCCGTCGCCACCATCCTGAACGCCATCGCCCCGACTGAGCGCGCCTGGGCGGAGCAGCCGGGCCCGGGCCGCGAACGCGACCGGCGGGCGCTGCGCATCTGGACCCTGAAGGAGGCCTACTCCAAGGCGCGCGGTCTCGGCCTGGGCATCCCGTTCGACAGCTTCGAGTTCACGCTCGACGACGAGCGGGGCGTCCGCGCCTTCACCCCGCCGGCCGACGACGAGGCCCGCCCCTGGCGGTTCGTCGAACTGGAGCCGGTGCCCGGGGTGCTGGTCGCCGTGGCCGTGCCCGCCGCCGCGGGGGACGCGGCCATCCACCTCAACCTGGGCTTCCCCTGGAGCCGTTCGGCGCCGCAGGAGTTCCCGCTGCCGCCGCCGGTGGGCGAACGCGTCTGA
- a CDS encoding beta-ketoacyl synthase N-terminal-like domain-containing protein — MDNREILTRFKSGALDRQQVLALLSGAGTGTESAAAPARGTAPDRGAAPAPPSAAPERRPAPRTVPPPAARPADEGYAVVAVDCRFPGADGPAAFWEAGLRAPDGPGPVPQGRPGAEDGEGESAQGYFLDGVDAFDPAPFRIEAAEAASMDPQERLLLHCAWQALEGAGHAGARLDALTGADGEPRDVGVFTAVTSRDYARLADGRSGPAGYHLHTAARLSHVLDLHGPSQNVDTGASSFLTAVHQALGALRAGECAAALVAAAELRLHPGRHHDGGGEGVAVILLKPLAAARAAGDRVHAVLTASAVGHPGRGTSAALRDRLRHRVLDRTGEGPLVLEEDAAGAAARVGRAGAATGAAALLRAVLQLRHAVLLPGPARERPAPWEAGPGAGPRTALVGVHEDDAPHAVLVVREPPPATAVAPRDPEEDGGPQLVLLSAATPAHLAATAGRLADWLGSFEHAGRAAPGPGAVARELRLGRAVMDCRLAVVVDGTAQLAEALAGFADGVAGPGPSPVRSADLRDGTADPLLLTGLAETRGYVAALWRGRRYEQLTRLWLAGVDVLARDTAPGAAPVLDLPPGALLPARSWPAGDTASDAGGARGDG, encoded by the coding sequence ATGGACAACAGGGAAATCCTGACGCGCTTCAAGAGCGGCGCCCTGGACCGTCAGCAGGTCCTCGCGCTGCTGTCGGGGGCGGGTACGGGGACGGAGAGTGCGGCGGCTCCGGCCAGAGGAACGGCTCCGGACAGGGGTGCGGCTCCGGCTCCTCCCTCCGCCGCGCCCGAGCGCCGCCCCGCACCCCGGACCGTGCCCCCGCCCGCCGCCCGCCCGGCCGACGAGGGATACGCGGTCGTCGCCGTCGACTGCCGGTTCCCCGGCGCCGACGGCCCGGCCGCCTTCTGGGAGGCGGGGCTCAGGGCGCCGGACGGCCCGGGGCCGGTCCCGCAGGGGCGGCCCGGCGCCGAGGACGGGGAAGGGGAAAGCGCCCAGGGGTACTTCCTCGACGGGGTGGACGCCTTCGACCCCGCGCCGTTCCGCATCGAGGCGGCCGAGGCCGCCTCGATGGACCCCCAGGAACGGCTGCTGCTGCACTGCGCCTGGCAGGCACTGGAGGGCGCCGGACACGCCGGGGCCCGGCTGGACGCGCTGACCGGTGCGGACGGCGAACCCCGTGACGTCGGCGTCTTCACCGCCGTCACCTCCCGCGACTACGCCCGGCTCGCCGACGGGCGGTCCGGGCCCGCCGGGTACCACCTCCACACCGCCGCCCGTCTCTCGCACGTCCTGGACCTGCACGGCCCCAGCCAGAACGTCGACACCGGCGCCTCCTCGTTCCTCACCGCCGTGCACCAGGCCCTGGGCGCGCTGCGCGCCGGTGAGTGCGCGGCGGCCCTGGTCGCCGCCGCCGAACTGCGCCTGCACCCCGGACGCCACCACGACGGCGGCGGCGAGGGCGTGGCCGTGATCCTGCTCAAGCCGCTGGCCGCCGCGCGCGCCGCCGGGGACCGGGTGCACGCCGTCCTGACCGCGAGCGCCGTCGGGCATCCCGGACGCGGCACCTCCGCCGCCCTGCGCGACCGGCTGCGCCACCGGGTCCTGGACCGCACGGGCGAGGGGCCGTTGGTCCTGGAGGAGGACGCGGCCGGCGCCGCGGCCCGGGTGGGCCGGGCCGGGGCCGCGACCGGGGCGGCCGCGCTGCTGCGCGCCGTACTCCAGCTGCGGCACGCGGTCCTGCTGCCGGGCCCGGCCCGCGAACGTCCCGCCCCCTGGGAGGCGGGCCCCGGCGCCGGGCCGCGTACGGCACTGGTCGGGGTGCACGAGGACGACGCCCCGCACGCGGTCCTCGTGGTGCGGGAACCGCCGCCGGCCACCGCCGTCGCGCCGCGCGATCCGGAGGAGGACGGCGGGCCGCAGCTCGTCCTGCTGTCGGCCGCCACCCCGGCGCATCTCGCCGCCACCGCAGGGCGCCTCGCGGACTGGCTCGGCTCGTTCGAACACGCGGGCCGTGCCGCACCGGGGCCCGGCGCCGTGGCCCGGGAACTGCGGCTGGGGCGGGCCGTGATGGACTGCCGGCTGGCCGTGGTGGTGGACGGCACGGCGCAACTGGCCGAGGCGCTGGCCGGGTTCGCGGACGGCGTCGCCGGGCCCGGGCCGTCCCCCGTACGCAGCGCGGACCTGCGGGACGGGACGGCCGATCCGCTGCTGCTGACGGGGCTCGCCGAGACCCGCGGCTATGTCGCGGCGCTGTGGCGGGGGCGCCGGTACGAGCAGCTGACGCGGCTGTGGCTGGCCGGGGTCGACGTGCTGGCCCGCGACACCGCCCCGGGCGCCGCCCCCGTGCTCGACCTGCCGCCGGGCGCCCTGCTGCCCGCGCGGTCGTGGCCGGCCGGGGACACCGCCTCGGACGCCGGGGGAGCGCGCGGTGACGGCTGA
- a CDS encoding acyl carrier protein codes for MTAAPPLPPHLPQTPVADVLAELTAILAGFVHVEAHTVDAGQTFTALGMDSLLNAQFLAMVNARYAISVPADALYRYPTPQDLAAHVAERLGAAPELHAPEPVAQPVTQAVPRPVAPPVAPPVPDAVSGAGVPETLRGQLARILGCAPGDIDATAPFTVLGLDSILAAQFVEGINRTWGLAEQSALFYEYPDLASLTAHIQERAATGGGEPALPAGTSAPFAAPRTTAEIEALLDAVRDDLIGIDQAAGLLDTRTA; via the coding sequence ATGACTGCCGCGCCCCCGCTGCCCCCGCACCTCCCGCAGACGCCCGTCGCCGACGTGCTCGCCGAGCTCACCGCGATCCTGGCGGGGTTCGTGCACGTCGAGGCGCACACCGTCGACGCCGGGCAGACCTTCACCGCGCTGGGCATGGACTCGCTGCTGAACGCCCAGTTCCTCGCGATGGTCAACGCCCGGTACGCGATCTCCGTACCCGCCGACGCCCTGTACCGGTACCCGACGCCCCAGGACCTGGCCGCCCATGTCGCCGAACGGCTGGGCGCAGCCCCCGAGCTGCACGCCCCGGAGCCCGTCGCCCAGCCGGTCACCCAGGCCGTACCACGGCCGGTCGCACCGCCCGTCGCGCCGCCGGTCCCGGACGCGGTGTCCGGCGCCGGGGTCCCGGAGACCCTGCGCGGGCAGCTGGCCCGCATCCTCGGCTGCGCGCCGGGCGACATCGACGCCACGGCCCCCTTCACCGTGCTGGGCCTGGACTCCATCCTCGCCGCGCAGTTCGTCGAGGGGATCAACCGCACCTGGGGCCTGGCCGAGCAGTCCGCCCTGTTCTACGAGTACCCCGACCTCGCCTCCCTGACGGCCCACATCCAGGAGCGCGCGGCCACCGGCGGCGGTGAGCCCGCCCTCCCGGCCGGCACCTCGGCGCCGTTCGCCGCGCCCCGGACCACCGCCGAGATCGAGGCGCTGCTCGATGCCGTTCGCGACGACCTGATCGGCATCGACCAGGCGGCCGGACTGCTCGACACCAGAACCGCCTGA
- a CDS encoding AfsR/SARP family transcriptional regulator → MDIDVLGALAVRENGVSITPTAPKPRQVLSLLALNADRVVPVTDLTEELWGGHPPRSARTTLQTYVLQLRECINRALDGGDAKDVLMTLPGGYLLVSGGDTDVRRFERLVGEGYRAMDAEAFAEASARLGQALKLWTGTALADVQHGPLLRTEVTRLEESRLCALDQRIEADLHLGRHRELLSELTVLTSRHPAHENLHAQFMLALARSGRRGEALQAYGQLRTTLLRDRGLEPSPRLQRLQHSIQAAAAEPAGDTLLAAG, encoded by the coding sequence TTGGACATCGACGTACTGGGAGCGCTGGCTGTGCGGGAGAACGGGGTGTCCATCACCCCGACCGCGCCGAAACCACGGCAGGTCCTGTCCCTGCTCGCGCTCAACGCCGACCGCGTCGTACCGGTCACGGATCTCACCGAGGAGCTGTGGGGCGGCCACCCGCCCCGCAGCGCCCGGACCACCCTGCAGACCTACGTGCTCCAGCTGCGCGAATGCATCAACCGGGCGCTCGACGGCGGCGACGCCAAGGACGTCCTGATGACCCTTCCGGGCGGCTACCTGCTCGTCTCCGGCGGCGACACCGACGTACGACGGTTCGAGCGGCTGGTGGGCGAGGGGTACCGGGCCATGGACGCGGAGGCCTTCGCCGAGGCGTCCGCCCGCCTCGGCCAGGCGCTGAAGCTGTGGACGGGGACGGCTCTCGCCGACGTCCAGCACGGGCCGCTGCTGCGGACCGAGGTGACGCGGCTGGAGGAGAGCCGGCTGTGCGCGCTCGACCAGCGCATCGAGGCCGACCTCCATCTGGGCCGCCACCGCGAACTGCTCTCCGAACTGACCGTCCTGACCAGCCGCCACCCCGCGCACGAGAACCTCCACGCGCAGTTCATGCTGGCCCTCGCCCGCTCCGGCCGGCGCGGCGAGGCCCTCCAGGCGTACGGACAGCTGCGCACCACGCTCCTGCGCGACCGGGGCCTGGAGCCGTCGCCGAGGCTCCAGCGGCTCCAGCACTCGATCCAGGCCGCAGCCGCCGAACCGGCCGGGGACACCCTGCTGGCCGCGGGCTGA
- a CDS encoding acyl-CoA carboxylase subunit beta, with translation MSMTIAPATDQLEPADIRGRVAELHEIRAAAERGPSTKATEAQHAKGKLTARERIELLFDPGSFSEVEQLRRHRATGFGLEAKKPYTDGVITGWGTVEGRTVFVYAHDFRIFGGALGEAHAEKIHKIMDMALSAGAPLVSLNDGAGARIQEGVSALAGYGGIFQRNTKASGVIPQISVMLGPCAGGAAYSPALTDFVFMVRDTSQMFITGPDVVKAVTGEEITQNGLGGADVHAQTSGVAHFAYDDEETCIAEVRYLLSMLPQNNRENPPKAPTADPVDRRSDVLLDLVPVDGNRPYDMAKVIEELVDDGEYLEVHEQWARNIICALARVGGEVVGIVANQPQSLAGVLDIEASEKAARFVQLCDAFNIPLVTLLDVPGFLPGVDQEHGGIIRHGAKLLYAYCNATVPRISLILRKAYGGAYIVMDSQSIGADLTYAWPTNEIAVMGAEGAANVIFRRQIAEAEDPEAMRARMVKEYKTELMHPYYAAERGLVDDVIDPAETRAVLVRSLAMLHAKHADLPSRKHGNPPQ, from the coding sequence ATGTCGATGACCATCGCCCCCGCGACCGACCAGCTCGAGCCGGCCGACATCCGCGGTCGCGTGGCGGAGCTGCACGAGATCCGTGCGGCGGCGGAGCGGGGACCGAGCACCAAGGCGACCGAGGCCCAGCACGCGAAGGGCAAGCTCACCGCGCGCGAGCGCATCGAGCTGCTCTTCGATCCGGGGTCGTTCAGCGAGGTCGAGCAGTTGCGCCGGCACCGGGCGACCGGGTTCGGCCTGGAGGCGAAGAAGCCGTACACGGACGGTGTGATCACCGGCTGGGGCACGGTCGAGGGCCGCACTGTCTTCGTGTACGCGCACGACTTCCGGATCTTCGGCGGGGCGCTGGGCGAGGCCCACGCCGAGAAGATCCACAAGATCATGGACATGGCCCTCTCGGCGGGTGCGCCGCTGGTCTCGCTCAACGACGGCGCGGGCGCCCGTATCCAGGAGGGTGTGTCCGCGCTCGCCGGGTACGGCGGGATCTTCCAGCGCAACACCAAGGCGTCCGGTGTCATCCCGCAGATCAGCGTGATGCTCGGCCCGTGCGCGGGCGGCGCCGCCTACAGCCCCGCCCTGACCGACTTCGTCTTCATGGTGCGGGACACCTCGCAGATGTTCATCACCGGACCGGACGTCGTGAAGGCGGTCACCGGTGAGGAGATCACGCAGAACGGGCTGGGCGGCGCCGATGTGCACGCGCAGACCAGCGGGGTCGCGCACTTCGCGTACGACGACGAGGAGACCTGCATAGCGGAGGTCCGCTACCTGCTGTCGATGCTGCCGCAGAACAACCGGGAGAACCCGCCCAAGGCGCCGACCGCGGACCCGGTGGACCGCCGCTCGGACGTCCTGCTGGACCTGGTGCCGGTCGACGGCAACCGCCCGTACGACATGGCCAAGGTGATCGAGGAGCTCGTCGACGACGGGGAGTACCTCGAGGTCCATGAGCAGTGGGCGCGCAACATCATCTGCGCGCTGGCGCGGGTGGGCGGCGAGGTCGTGGGCATCGTCGCCAACCAGCCGCAGTCCCTGGCCGGTGTGCTGGACATCGAGGCGTCCGAGAAGGCCGCCCGCTTCGTCCAGCTCTGCGACGCGTTCAACATCCCGCTGGTGACCCTGCTGGACGTGCCGGGCTTCCTGCCCGGGGTGGACCAGGAGCACGGCGGGATCATCCGCCACGGCGCGAAGTTGCTGTACGCGTACTGCAACGCGACGGTGCCGAGGATCTCGCTGATCCTGCGCAAGGCCTACGGCGGCGCGTACATCGTCATGGACTCCCAGTCCATCGGCGCGGACCTCACGTACGCCTGGCCCACCAACGAGATCGCGGTGATGGGCGCCGAGGGCGCGGCCAACGTCATCTTCCGCCGGCAGATCGCCGAGGCGGAGGACCCGGAGGCCATGCGGGCCCGCATGGTCAAGGAGTACAAGACCGAGCTGATGCACCCCTACTACGCGGCCGAGCGCGGGCTCGTCGACGACGTGATCGACCCGGCCGAGACCCGTGCGGTCCTCGTCAGGTCCCTGGCGATGCTGCACGCCAAGCACGCCGATCTGCCGTCCCGCAAGCACGGAAACCCCCCGCAGTAG
- a CDS encoding acyl-CoA carboxylase subunit epsilon yields the protein MGDSGRAEAALRIERGRATEEELAALTVVLLALRADARQEQQEGYPISGFPQWSRQLAYRAPRSWQ from the coding sequence ATGGGTGATTCGGGCCGCGCAGAGGCCGCCCTGCGCATTGAGCGCGGGCGGGCCACCGAGGAGGAGCTGGCCGCGCTCACGGTGGTGCTGCTCGCTCTGCGGGCGGACGCCCGACAGGAGCAGCAGGAGGGGTATCCGATCAGCGGCTTTCCGCAGTGGAGCCGGCAGCTGGCCTACCGAGCTCCGCGCAGCTGGCAATGA
- a CDS encoding condensation domain-containing protein, which translates to MSEGRVDFVLAAVHQPVPAASGLPFELELCGPLGTGRAEAVAARVAQRHRAYTVTVDAAGTGRHTLRIAPTHGPPARPGAAVLADVLALAAGARDTVAAAGHQRDLIRAAVTGPADGHVGQLAWNWTGPIDLGRLADAWLSVADRETVLRASFDWTHLPRLVLHEWAEIEIAHLDHTAVSWSDLVERDRARSFAPHRPGLLRVTLLDGPPNPEGERPPTRVLLTYHRALLDERGVHLLLREFYRAYARGGVLPGGDRRPDVRDHALWLARQHTGAARAYWATAAPPPEAIVRPGLVGGRPTGHTGIGRVQRRLRPPQTARLRTWAAMRGAGESSALHVVWALLLYRAVAATAPAPVSFGVHLSGRDVPMEGAGGIPGLLGNPLPMTVTVDPGTRLDSLLEQARDAALDLAVHAWVPADRVRVWSGRDPDAELFGTGVVFDSRLELPEALLTELRGQGIQVDTPRSISAHPGLPLALAAHHDTDGGLALTAMYDRECLGDVDASALLSHCVRLLRSLPDHRDPRATVGEVLDLLDGFEVPRVIPRPPEQDGPDLVVLRPGGPAADVIVLVRTPGVPEGAYEALVRDHRGPERIVSLRAGRAAAPHALRQLLGPARRLVLCGAGPGGTAAYEIACTAGDDVVTAVVMTGVGSGPECARALATGLESVRAKSL; encoded by the coding sequence ATGAGTGAGGGCCGGGTCGACTTCGTGCTCGCGGCGGTCCACCAGCCGGTGCCCGCGGCCTCCGGCCTGCCCTTCGAACTGGAGCTGTGCGGACCGCTCGGCACCGGCCGGGCCGAGGCGGTGGCGGCCCGGGTCGCCCAGCGCCACCGCGCGTACACCGTCACCGTGGACGCCGCCGGCACCGGCCGCCACACCCTGCGCATCGCCCCCACGCACGGCCCCCCGGCCCGGCCCGGCGCCGCGGTCCTCGCCGATGTCCTGGCGCTGGCGGCCGGGGCGCGCGACACGGTCGCCGCCGCGGGGCACCAGCGCGATCTGATCCGGGCGGCGGTGACCGGCCCGGCGGACGGGCACGTCGGCCAGCTCGCCTGGAACTGGACCGGGCCCATCGACCTCGGCCGGCTCGCCGACGCCTGGCTGTCCGTCGCCGACCGCGAGACCGTCCTGCGCGCCTCGTTCGACTGGACGCACCTGCCCCGGCTCGTGCTGCACGAGTGGGCCGAGATCGAGATCGCCCACCTCGACCACACCGCCGTCTCCTGGAGCGACCTGGTCGAGCGCGACCGGGCACGCAGCTTCGCCCCGCACCGGCCCGGCCTGCTGCGGGTGACGCTGCTGGACGGGCCGCCGAACCCGGAGGGGGAGCGGCCGCCCACCCGGGTGCTGCTCACCTACCACCGGGCGCTGCTGGACGAGCGCGGAGTCCATCTGCTGCTGCGGGAGTTCTACCGGGCGTACGCGCGCGGCGGGGTGCTGCCCGGCGGCGACCGGCGCCCCGATGTGCGCGACCACGCCCTGTGGCTGGCCCGGCAGCACACCGGCGCCGCGCGCGCCTACTGGGCGACGGCCGCGCCGCCGCCGGAGGCGATCGTGCGCCCGGGCCTGGTGGGCGGGCGCCCGACCGGGCACACCGGCATCGGGCGCGTCCAGCGCCGGCTGCGGCCCCCGCAGACCGCCCGGCTGCGGACCTGGGCGGCGATGCGCGGGGCCGGCGAGTCCAGCGCCCTGCACGTCGTGTGGGCGCTGCTGCTGTACCGGGCGGTGGCGGCCACCGCGCCCGCCCCGGTCAGCTTCGGCGTGCATCTGTCGGGCCGGGACGTGCCGATGGAGGGCGCGGGAGGCATTCCGGGACTGCTGGGCAATCCGCTGCCGATGACGGTCACCGTCGACCCCGGCACCCGGCTGGACAGCCTGCTGGAACAGGCCCGCGACGCCGCGCTGGACCTGGCCGTGCACGCGTGGGTGCCCGCCGACCGGGTCCGGGTCTGGAGCGGCCGTGACCCGGACGCCGAACTCTTCGGGACCGGCGTGGTGTTCGACAGCCGGCTGGAACTGCCCGAGGCGCTGCTCACCGAGCTGCGCGGCCAGGGCATCCAGGTGGACACCCCGCGCAGCATCAGCGCCCATCCCGGGCTGCCGCTCGCTCTGGCGGCGCATCACGACACGGACGGCGGGCTGGCCCTGACGGCGATGTACGACCGTGAGTGCCTGGGCGACGTGGACGCGTCGGCCCTGCTCTCGCACTGCGTACGCCTGCTGCGCTCGCTGCCCGACCACCGGGATCCGCGGGCCACCGTCGGGGAGGTCCTGGACCTCCTGGACGGCTTCGAGGTGCCCCGGGTGATCCCCCGGCCGCCCGAACAGGACGGGCCCGACCTGGTGGTGCTGCGGCCCGGGGGCCCGGCGGCGGACGTCATCGTCCTGGTGCGGACCCCGGGCGTTCCGGAGGGCGCGTACGAGGCTCTGGTGCGCGACCACCGGGGCCCGGAGCGGATCGTGAGCCTGCGGGCCGGCCGGGCGGCGGCCCCGCACGCCCTGCGGCAGCTGCTGGGGCCGGCGCGGCGGCTGGTGCTGTGCGGGGCGGGGCCGGGCGGCACCGCCGCCTACGAGATCGCGTGCACGGCCGGCGACGACGTGGTGACGGCCGTCGTCATGACCGGGGTCGGCAGCGGTCCCGAGTGCGCCCGCGCGCTCGCCACGGGCCTGGAGTCCGTGCGCGCCAAGAGCCTTTGA